Proteins from a genomic interval of Chanodichthys erythropterus isolate Z2021 chromosome 8, ASM2448905v1, whole genome shotgun sequence:
- the LOC137024982 gene encoding gastrula zinc finger protein XlCGF57.1-like: MTNHSKEDCLCDHCGMSFPDKKDFKRHVIIHSGEKPFKCQQCDKSFRFNKYLKTHMKIHTVEKPFTCHQCGKSFNHKVSLKNHMRIHTGEKPFTCELCGKSFTQQEHLKCHMRIHTGDKPFTCSQCEKSFCHKVSLKTHMRIHTGEKPFICPQCGMNFTYKESLEIHMRIHTGGKLFTCKLCGKSFLRKRNLVTHVKLHTGEKPFACFHCGKSFKLKGNLELHMRIHTGEKPYKCPQCEESFTYHRDLKHHLQTHSGETLQCSSV, translated from the coding sequence atgACAAATCACTCAAAAGAGGATTGTTTATGTGATCATTGTGGAATGAGTTTTCCAGACAAAAAGGACTTTAAAAGGCATGTAATAATTCAttctggagagaaacctttcaaATGCCAGCAGTGTGATAAGAGTTTCCGATTCAATAAATACCTCAAGACTCATATGAAAATTCACACtgtagagaagcctttcacgtgccatcaatgtggaaagagtttcaatcaTAAAGTAAGTCTCAAGaatcacatgagaattcacactggagagaagccattcaccTGCGAACtgtgtgggaagagcttcacACAACAAGAGCATCTTAAAtgtcacatgagaattcacactggtgACAAGCCTTTCACATGCTCTCAATGTGAAAAGAGTTTCTGTCATAAAGTAAGTCTCAAGACTCACAtgaggattcacactggagagaagccttttatATGCCCTCAGTGCGGAATGAATTTTACATATAAGGAGTCTCTTGaaatccacatgagaattcacactggagggAAGCTGTTCACCTGCAAACTGTGTGGGAAGAGCTTCTTGCGAAAAAGAAATCTTGTGACTCATGTGAaacttcacactggagagaagccatttgCCTGCTTtcactgtggaaagagtttcaaactTAAAGGAAACCTTGAGcttcacatgagaattcacactggagagaagccttacaagTGTCCTCAGTGTGAAGAGAGTTTCACATATCATAGAGACTTGAAACATCACTTGCAAACTCATTCTGGAGAGACATtgcagtgttcctcagtgtaa